The Chryseobacterium indicum genome includes a window with the following:
- a CDS encoding tetratricopeptide repeat protein has product MKYVIIFAAILAVLIIYTVISSRKSLKNAPGRLINARKLYTNGDYNAALKELREAFVLPFGDKVTLQYRTHVLAVLDLLTEILNKMNVKADKLTAKLYKRLNEATGTIQIEEYLLKPINDFFENTESDEKLAEFLKKAAMSGEIGVVYSDDNSGPDISNRTNEFINRGGKFLMKGEYQKAIDVYNEALTQSWDQQDEAFLYDQLASCHLMNKDIVAAEANYQKSISIKPYYTNMWNYCDFLIYNKRKADAETQMSQLAALIKTKSDQKDYDSLFKKWYSLS; this is encoded by the coding sequence ATGAAGTACGTTATCATTTTTGCAGCGATTCTTGCTGTGCTTATTATTTACACGGTAATTTCCAGCCGTAAAAGTTTAAAAAACGCTCCCGGAAGATTAATCAATGCCAGAAAACTGTATACTAATGGCGATTACAATGCCGCTTTAAAAGAATTAAGAGAAGCTTTTGTTCTTCCATTCGGAGATAAAGTAACCCTACAATACAGAACTCATGTGTTAGCTGTTTTAGATCTTTTAACAGAAATTTTAAACAAAATGAACGTTAAAGCCGATAAATTAACCGCTAAATTATACAAGCGACTGAATGAAGCTACGGGAACGATTCAGATTGAGGAATATCTGCTGAAACCAATCAATGATTTCTTTGAAAATACAGAATCTGATGAGAAACTGGCGGAGTTTTTGAAAAAAGCGGCAATGTCGGGTGAAATTGGTGTTGTTTACAGTGATGATAATTCCGGACCGGATATCAGCAACAGAACCAATGAATTTATCAACCGCGGCGGGAAATTTTTAATGAAAGGAGAATATCAGAAAGCGATTGATGTTTATAATGAAGCGCTCACCCAGAGCTGGGATCAGCAGGATGAAGCTTTTCTGTACGATCAGTTAGCATCATGTCATTTAATGAATAAAGATATTGTAGCAGCGGAAGCAAATTATCAAAAAAGCATCAGTATAAAACCATACTATACCAATATGTGGAACTACTGCGACTTTTTAATTTACAACAAGCGAAAAGCAGATGCAGAAACACAGATGTCACAGCTTGCTGCGTTAATTAAGACAAAATCTGACCAGAAAGATTACGACAGCCTTTTCAAAAAATGGTACAGTCTGTCTTAA
- a CDS encoding nucleoside phosphorylase — MLNKLAASELVLNEDGSVYHLNLLPEDIAEKIILVGDPDRVAKVSKYFDKVEVKKNKREFYTHTGTLRGERITVMSTGIGTENIDIVMNELDALVNIDLKNKEFKAEHSALQLFRMGTCGSVNPEVQVDNMLVTQNVVGLDGLMHFYQDYAFENEFSRNFTEKFPYPKIKPMLYFADWAEELGELYKDAKYHGNTATFPGFYAPQGRQLRLKAVDDKFLETLNDLGVTNFEMETSAIYALSKLLGHKAITVNNVIANRRRGEFSADHHASEKNLIEWVLERIIK, encoded by the coding sequence ATGCTGAATAAACTTGCTGCTTCAGAACTTGTTCTGAACGAAGACGGAAGTGTTTATCACCTGAACCTTTTACCGGAAGATATTGCCGAGAAAATTATTCTTGTAGGCGATCCTGACCGTGTTGCAAAGGTTTCAAAATATTTTGACAAAGTAGAAGTTAAAAAGAATAAAAGAGAATTTTACACGCATACAGGAACGCTGAGAGGCGAAAGAATCACCGTAATGTCTACCGGAATCGGAACAGAAAATATTGACATTGTGATGAATGAGCTTGATGCGCTGGTGAATATCGATCTTAAAAATAAAGAATTTAAAGCGGAACATTCTGCTTTACAGCTATTCAGAATGGGAACCTGCGGAAGTGTGAATCCAGAGGTTCAGGTAGACAATATGCTGGTTACACAAAATGTTGTAGGATTGGACGGTCTGATGCATTTTTATCAGGATTATGCGTTTGAAAATGAATTTTCCAGAAACTTTACAGAAAAGTTTCCTTACCCGAAAATCAAACCAATGCTTTATTTTGCAGACTGGGCGGAAGAATTGGGAGAATTATACAAAGACGCAAAATATCATGGGAATACCGCTACATTCCCCGGCTTCTATGCTCCACAGGGAAGACAATTACGTCTGAAAGCTGTTGATGATAAATTTCTAGAAACTCTGAACGATCTGGGTGTAACAAATTTCGAAATGGAAACATCCGCGATTTACGCATTGTCTAAACTTTTAGGTCATAAAGCTATTACTGTAAATAACGTGATTGCCAACAGAAGACGTGGAGAATTCTCCGCAGATCATCATGCTTCTGAGAAAAATCTTATCGAATGGGTATTGGAAAGAATCATTAAATAA
- a CDS encoding enoyl-ACP reductase FabI translates to MSYGLLKGKKGIIFGALNEQSIAWKVAERCHEEGAEFILSNAPIALRMGELNGLAEKTGSEVIGADATSIEDLEKLFDAAVAKFGKIDFILHSIGMSINVRKGKHYTEMNYDWLEKGWDISAVSFHKVMRVAWEKDCMNEWGSILALTYIAAQRTFPDYNDMSDNKAYLESIARTFGNYWGERKVRVNTVSQSPTMTTAGSGVKGFGGFLGYAEDMSPLGNATALECADYCVTLFSDLTKKVTMQNLFHDGGFSSSGVTQRVISKYDAE, encoded by the coding sequence ATGTCATACGGTTTACTTAAAGGCAAAAAGGGAATTATTTTTGGAGCCCTTAATGAACAATCGATCGCATGGAAAGTTGCAGAAAGATGTCATGAAGAAGGTGCTGAATTTATTTTGTCTAACGCTCCTATTGCTTTGAGAATGGGAGAACTTAACGGTTTAGCAGAGAAAACAGGATCTGAAGTAATAGGTGCAGATGCTACTTCTATCGAGGATCTTGAGAAGCTTTTTGATGCTGCTGTTGCCAAATTCGGTAAAATCGATTTCATCCTTCACTCTATCGGAATGTCCATCAACGTAAGAAAAGGAAAGCATTATACAGAAATGAACTACGACTGGTTAGAGAAAGGCTGGGATATCTCTGCTGTTTCTTTCCACAAAGTAATGAGAGTGGCTTGGGAAAAAGACTGTATGAATGAATGGGGAAGTATTTTGGCGCTTACTTATATTGCTGCACAGAGAACATTCCCGGATTATAATGATATGTCTGACAACAAAGCTTATCTTGAAAGCATTGCAAGAACTTTCGGAAACTATTGGGGTGAAAGAAAAGTTCGTGTAAATACAGTTTCTCAGTCTCCTACAATGACAACTGCCGGAAGCGGTGTGAAAGGTTTCGGAGGCTTCCTTGGATATGCAGAAGATATGTCTCCGCTAGGAAACGCAACAGCTCTTGAATGTGCAGATTACTGTGTAACGTTATTCTCTGATCTTACGAAAAAAGTAACGATGCAGAATCTTTTCCACGATGGAGGTTTCAGCAGTTCAGGGGTTACTCAGAGAGTGATCAGTAAATATGATGCTGAGTAA
- a CDS encoding SMI1/KNR4 family protein, whose translation MDETIEKLNQYLSVLRPEFYSQLNNPLTDEQIDTLEDYYKLEIPTDLRILYKWKNGQNMNCYDSFVNNSMFIPLNQALFDASELNMMIGTDFEIENWWNKNWIPIFQNGGGDSICYDVKGIFTGQKNQLIEFWHADNDRNIISGSLKSFLTKLIDFYEAKDNIDFDEYFRIRNIDGYPKRFIVE comes from the coding sequence ATGGATGAAACAATTGAAAAATTAAATCAATATCTATCAGTCTTAAGACCTGAATTTTATTCTCAATTGAATAATCCTCTCACGGATGAACAGATAGATACATTAGAAGATTACTATAAATTGGAAATTCCAACAGATTTGCGAATACTTTACAAATGGAAAAACGGACAAAATATGAATTGTTATGATTCTTTCGTAAACAATTCCATGTTTATTCCTTTAAATCAGGCTCTTTTTGATGCATCCGAATTAAATATGATGATTGGAACCGATTTCGAAATTGAAAACTGGTGGAATAAAAACTGGATTCCTATTTTTCAAAATGGCGGAGGAGACAGCATTTGTTATGATGTAAAAGGAATTTTTACCGGACAGAAAAATCAATTAATTGAATTCTGGCATGCCGATAATGACAGGAATATCATTTCCGGCAGTTTAAAATCTTTTCTTACTAAATTAATCGATTTTTATGAAGCTAAAGATAATATTGATTTTGATGAATATTTTAGAATCAGAAATATTGACGGATATCCAAAAAGATTTATTGTTGAATAA
- a CDS encoding glycoside hydrolase family 30 protein, whose amino-acid sequence MKRLIVSCLVVGLTFNANAQSYWKKNAGKTAKVFLTNSKTNEKMVDKGTVKFEKFGQPKETDACIFVDPDFKYQKLIGIGGAITDASAETFYKLPKDKQKEIIEAYYGKNGLGYTVVRTNMNSCDFSSDSYTYVQENDNSLKSFTVSHDEKYKIPMIKEAQKSIGKDFTFYFSPWSPPSWMKSNKSMLKGGRLENAFYQTWADYYIKFIKEYEKRGINVWGLTVQNEPMATQTWESCIYSAEEEGEFLKNNLGPTLWKNGFKDKKVMIWDHNRDLIYQRATTTLSDPETSKYASGIGYHWYETWNNKTQLFDNLTETQRAFPDKFLAFTEGCKEQFDMSKIYEVSLGELYGRNMINDFNKGTALWTDWNVLLDETGGPNHVGNFCFAPIIADTKTGELHYTYEYYYVGHVSKFIKPKAVRIGTSSNRAALTSTTFMNENGQLVTVIMNDTDNDMDTNLWIEGMAAKLSAPAHSIQTVIL is encoded by the coding sequence ATGAAGAGATTAATTGTAAGTTGCTTGGTTGTCGGTTTGACTTTCAATGCCAACGCGCAAAGCTACTGGAAGAAAAATGCAGGTAAAACAGCAAAAGTTTTCCTTACCAATTCCAAAACCAACGAAAAGATGGTGGATAAAGGCACGGTAAAATTCGAGAAATTTGGTCAGCCCAAAGAAACGGATGCCTGTATTTTTGTAGATCCGGACTTTAAATATCAGAAGTTAATAGGAATCGGTGGTGCCATTACGGATGCTTCCGCAGAAACTTTTTACAAACTTCCGAAAGATAAGCAGAAAGAAATTATTGAAGCCTATTACGGAAAAAACGGTTTGGGGTACACAGTTGTCCGTACCAATATGAATTCGTGTGATTTCTCAAGCGATTCTTACACCTATGTTCAGGAAAACGATAATTCGTTAAAATCCTTTACTGTTTCGCACGATGAAAAGTATAAAATTCCGATGATTAAAGAAGCGCAAAAGTCAATCGGAAAAGATTTTACCTTTTATTTTTCACCGTGGAGTCCTCCGTCTTGGATGAAGTCAAATAAAAGTATGCTGAAAGGAGGGAGGCTGGAAAATGCATTTTACCAGACATGGGCAGATTATTATATTAAATTCATTAAAGAATACGAAAAAAGAGGAATCAATGTCTGGGGACTGACGGTTCAGAACGAACCAATGGCAACGCAGACGTGGGAATCGTGTATTTATTCTGCGGAAGAGGAAGGGGAGTTTCTTAAAAATAATTTAGGTCCAACTCTTTGGAAAAATGGTTTCAAGGATAAAAAAGTGATGATTTGGGATCATAACCGTGATTTGATTTACCAGAGAGCTACAACAACGTTAAGCGATCCCGAAACTTCAAAATACGCATCAGGAATCGGCTATCACTGGTACGAAACATGGAACAACAAAACCCAGCTTTTTGATAATCTGACAGAAACTCAGAGAGCTTTTCCGGATAAGTTTTTAGCTTTTACAGAAGGCTGCAAAGAGCAGTTTGATATGTCTAAAATTTATGAAGTGAGTTTAGGCGAATTATACGGAAGAAATATGATCAACGATTTCAATAAAGGAACGGCTTTATGGACAGACTGGAATGTTCTTCTGGATGAAACAGGCGGTCCAAACCATGTTGGAAATTTCTGTTTTGCACCGATCATTGCAGATACCAAAACCGGAGAGCTTCATTATACCTATGAATATTATTATGTAGGGCACGTTTCGAAATTCATTAAACCAAAAGCGGTCAGAATCGGAACTTCGTCAAACAGAGCTGCATTAACCTCAACCACTTTCATGAATGAAAACGGACAATTGGTAACGGTTATCATGAATGATACGGATAATGATATGGATACAAATCTGTGGATCGAAGGTATGGCCGCAAAATTATCTGCTCCTGCACATTCTATACAGACTGTAATTTTATAG
- a CDS encoding glycoside hydrolase family 16 protein: MKIKLQHIFHFIIGGTLVFSTVHCASNKPDSNRNLIWSDEFNYKGLPDSAKWNYDVGGDGYGNNEAQFYTKNRPENARIENGNLIIEARKENWEKNKYTSARLLTRGKFSFQYGTVEVRARLPKGRGTWPAIWMMSENMKKWPDDGELDIMEHVGFNQGYIHASVHTKKYNHIIGTQKTDTLIVKDASEKFHVYKADWTPEKIDVYIDDQKFFTYENKEKTYEAWPFDQPYFIILNLAVGGFWGGKEGIDDTIFPQKYEIDYVRVYQNK, translated from the coding sequence TTGAAAATAAAACTTCAACATATTTTCCATTTCATTATCGGAGGAACTCTCGTTTTTTCAACAGTACATTGTGCTTCAAACAAACCAGATTCCAACAGAAATTTAATCTGGAGCGATGAATTTAATTATAAAGGGTTGCCAGATTCTGCAAAATGGAATTACGATGTCGGAGGCGACGGTTACGGCAATAATGAAGCTCAGTTTTACACAAAAAACCGTCCGGAAAATGCAAGAATTGAAAACGGAAATTTAATCATTGAAGCCAGAAAAGAAAACTGGGAAAAGAATAAATATACTTCTGCAAGATTATTGACGAGAGGTAAATTTTCCTTTCAGTACGGAACTGTTGAGGTTCGTGCCAGACTTCCTAAAGGTCGCGGAACATGGCCTGCGATCTGGATGATGAGCGAAAATATGAAAAAATGGCCCGATGACGGAGAACTGGATATCATGGAACATGTAGGATTTAATCAGGGGTACATTCATGCTTCGGTGCATACAAAGAAGTATAACCACATCATCGGAACACAGAAAACGGATACTTTGATTGTGAAAGATGCGAGTGAGAAGTTTCATGTATACAAAGCAGACTGGACGCCGGAGAAAATTGATGTTTATATTGATGATCAGAAATTTTTCACCTATGAAAACAAAGAAAAAACGTATGAAGCATGGCCTTTTGATCAGCCATATTTCATCATTCTGAATCTTGCAGTCGGCGGTTTCTGGGGTGGAAAAGAAGGAATTGATGATACCATTTTTCCTCAGAAATATGAGATCGATTACGTAAGAGTTTATCAGAATAAATAA